A single window of uncultured Pseudodesulfovibrio sp. DNA harbors:
- a CDS encoding DnaJ domain-containing protein → MNLQECLTVLQLDANASLDDIKTAFRKLAFKYHPDLNSGPNAGKKFREINEAYVTAKGLLDTNGSSRNNSGQAETEEPKASRKQGAKAYAKQQKKSSPKRPKRARSTRARTQKYYYKEEEVLKTILGDPFAKKVFEDIYSQIRKEQPGYQGPLELKKRKLQLHWGERTLNLDFSKGIKGWFKSQMDHEQTVQFPSHHLMPGRKIRITVEQKFSKGPKTIEVTLPRDFVVGRPIRLKGLGRKLGPIAGDLLLRILGK, encoded by the coding sequence ATGAATCTCCAGGAATGTCTCACAGTGCTCCAGCTCGACGCAAACGCATCCCTGGACGATATTAAAACCGCTTTTCGCAAACTCGCATTCAAATACCATCCAGATCTGAACTCCGGCCCGAATGCGGGTAAAAAATTCCGCGAAATTAACGAAGCCTATGTTACTGCCAAAGGCCTCCTGGATACAAATGGCTCTTCTCGCAATAATTCTGGGCAGGCTGAAACAGAAGAGCCAAAAGCCAGTCGCAAACAAGGCGCAAAAGCGTATGCGAAACAACAAAAAAAATCTTCACCCAAAAGGCCAAAACGAGCTAGGTCCACACGCGCAAGAACCCAGAAGTATTATTACAAGGAAGAAGAAGTCCTCAAAACAATTCTTGGTGACCCTTTTGCAAAAAAAGTTTTCGAAGACATTTACAGTCAAATTCGCAAAGAACAACCAGGGTACCAAGGACCGCTTGAACTTAAAAAAAGAAAACTCCAACTCCATTGGGGCGAACGCACACTCAATCTCGACTTTTCCAAGGGTATCAAGGGATGGTTTAAAAGCCAGATGGACCACGAACAAACCGTCCAATTCCCATCACACCACCTCATGCCTGGCAGAAAAATCCGCATTACGGTAGAGCAAAAGTTTTCTAAAGGCCCCAAGACAATTGAAGTAACCCTGCCCCGAGACTTTGTCGTAGGCCGTCCCATCCGTCTTAAAGGATTGGGGAGAAAACTCGGTCCCATTGCCGGAGATCTTCTTTTACGAATTTTGGGGAAGTAA
- a CDS encoding tRNA 2-thiocytidine biosynthesis TtcA family protein — protein MASWGKLTFAQKNCVSATGKLMQKTEMVSPNARIGLAISGGVDSFLMLKVMMIRQAIMPFPVELMVLHINPGFDLESHMPLVDWCAQNGVPAHIELTDFGPRAHTNENRKNSPCFYCSMHRRKRLFELCRDYNLSHLAFGHNADDNVITFFMNIIQNGRVAGLSANEPFFDGNLQVIRPTMLLEKKTVIRAAKQWELPIWENICPSNGATKRDEIHDWLRTMWQADKRIKNNVFNAITRQQVDLTSKKV, from the coding sequence ATGGCCTCATGGGGCAAACTCACCTTTGCACAAAAAAACTGTGTTTCAGCCACAGGTAAACTCATGCAAAAGACCGAAATGGTCTCACCCAACGCACGAATCGGCCTTGCCATCTCTGGCGGGGTTGACAGTTTTCTCATGCTCAAGGTCATGATGATTCGTCAAGCAATAATGCCGTTTCCTGTTGAACTGATGGTTCTTCATATAAACCCAGGCTTTGACCTAGAATCTCATATGCCGCTTGTCGACTGGTGTGCTCAGAATGGCGTCCCTGCTCACATTGAACTGACTGACTTCGGTCCTCGCGCCCATACAAATGAAAACCGAAAAAACTCACCTTGCTTTTATTGCAGCATGCACCGCAGAAAAAGACTTTTCGAACTGTGTCGCGATTACAACCTCAGCCATTTGGCTTTTGGACACAATGCCGACGACAATGTCATCACTTTTTTTATGAATATTATTCAAAACGGACGAGTTGCCGGTCTTTCAGCCAACGAACCTTTTTTTGACGGCAATCTTCAAGTCATCAGACCAACCATGCTTCTAGAAAAAAAGACAGTAATTAGAGCGGCAAAACAATGGGAACTTCCTATTTGGGAAAACATCTGCCCATCCAATGGCGCTACAAAACGGGATGAAATCCATGATTGGCTGCGCACCATGTGGCAAGCCGACAAACGAATTAAAAACAATGTCTTCAATGCGATAACTCGCCAACAGGTTGACTTGACAAGTAAAAAAGTCTAG
- a CDS encoding CoA-binding protein yields MLIDMKELAPLLREVKTIAVVGAIDKPSRPVDGVGRTMIDMGFDIIPVHPKRSDVWGLPTYQTVTDIPTPVDVVDLFRAAQFCPDHAHEVLKMNPLPKIFWMQSGVVSPEARKILEGSGIVVVEDRCLKVELQAMGITR; encoded by the coding sequence ATGTTGATTGATATGAAAGAGCTAGCCCCACTGTTGCGTGAGGTCAAGACCATTGCAGTGGTCGGAGCCATAGATAAACCGTCCAGACCTGTGGATGGTGTTGGCCGGACGATGATCGATATGGGGTTCGACATCATCCCTGTTCACCCAAAACGTTCGGATGTATGGGGACTTCCCACCTACCAGACAGTAACGGATATTCCGACTCCCGTAGATGTGGTGGACCTATTCAGAGCTGCACAATTCTGTCCAGATCATGCTCATGAAGTTTTGAAGATGAATCCGCTTCCCAAAATTTTTTGGATGCAGTCCGGTGTTGTCAGCCCCGAAGCACGAAAGATCTTAGAAGGAAGCGGCATCGTTGTTGTTGAAGACCGTTGCCTTAAAGTCGAACTCCAAGCAATGGGGATCACGAGATGA
- the hisH gene encoding imidazole glycerol phosphate synthase subunit HisH — translation MLAIFDYKAGNQTSVRRALDHLGIPNEITNDAEKLNKASGIIFPGVGAAGQAMEELHSGGLDEVIKGLIWQKKPVLGICVGCQILLDYSEENDTKALEVIPGECRLFNPSWVDYEDTTIRVPHMGWNQVELIKECELFAGIDPDADFYFVHSYFPHPQNEFVIGNTRYGIDFCSVHGRQGLWAVQFHPEKSGRPGLKMLQNFYNYCQEAANAQ, via the coding sequence ATGCTCGCCATATTTGACTACAAAGCGGGAAACCAGACCAGTGTCCGTCGGGCACTTGATCATCTGGGTATTCCAAATGAAATTACCAATGATGCCGAAAAGCTCAATAAGGCTTCCGGTATCATTTTCCCCGGAGTCGGGGCAGCAGGTCAAGCCATGGAGGAACTCCATTCCGGCGGCCTTGATGAAGTCATAAAAGGACTCATCTGGCAAAAAAAACCTGTACTCGGAATATGTGTTGGCTGCCAGATTCTGCTGGACTATTCAGAAGAGAATGACACCAAGGCACTGGAAGTAATTCCGGGAGAATGTAGGCTGTTCAACCCTTCATGGGTTGATTATGAAGACACCACAATCCGCGTACCGCACATGGGTTGGAACCAAGTTGAACTGATCAAGGAATGTGAACTCTTCGCAGGAATTGACCCTGATGCAGATTTCTATTTCGTACACAGTTATTTCCCGCACCCTCAAAATGAATTTGTTATCGGCAACACCCGGTATGGAATTGATTTCTGCTCGGTACATGGGCGCCAAGGACTCTGGGCTGTTCAATTCCACCCTGAAAAATCTGGACGGCCAGGTTTAAAAATGCTGCAGAATTTTTACAACTACTGTCAGGAGGCCGCCAATGCTCAGTAA
- the dnaJ gene encoding molecular chaperone DnaJ, with protein MSKRDYYEVLGVDSSASQDAIKSAYRKKAFKYHPDRNQDDPEAESKFKEAAEAYEILGNDDKRQAYDRFGHEGVNGNGFSGFSSNEDIFGAFSDIFGEVFGFSSAGRGGGNRPRAGSDLRYNLEISFREAAKGAEVDIQIPVEVACEECDGSGAAPGSTAETCPQCGGSGSMQQSQGFFRISVTCPHCQGAGQIITDPCDECMGRGSVIKDKDLKVRIPAGVDNNSRLRLRGEGEAGMFGGPPGDLYVVIRVTSDEIFERQGQNLIISREISMVEAALGHRMEVPTLDDPVNLDIPSGTQSGEVFRLRGLGMPHLGSTHNGDLLVEIKVKTPTRLNARQEELLKEFAEIEASKLSTKAKGFFKKAKEKVMGD; from the coding sequence ATGTCCAAACGCGATTATTATGAAGTGTTGGGAGTGGATTCATCTGCATCCCAGGACGCGATCAAGTCGGCATATCGAAAAAAAGCATTCAAGTATCATCCAGATCGGAATCAGGATGACCCTGAAGCTGAATCCAAGTTTAAGGAAGCAGCTGAAGCGTATGAGATTCTCGGTAACGATGATAAGCGGCAAGCCTATGACCGTTTTGGTCACGAAGGTGTAAACGGGAACGGTTTTTCCGGTTTTTCCAGTAACGAAGATATATTCGGAGCATTCAGCGATATTTTCGGTGAAGTTTTCGGTTTTTCTTCTGCTGGTCGAGGCGGTGGCAATCGTCCACGTGCCGGGTCCGATCTTCGGTACAATCTGGAAATTTCTTTCCGTGAAGCGGCAAAGGGAGCGGAAGTTGATATTCAGATCCCCGTTGAAGTCGCTTGCGAGGAGTGTGACGGGTCCGGTGCAGCACCAGGGTCTACGGCGGAAACGTGTCCCCAGTGCGGTGGTTCCGGTTCCATGCAGCAATCGCAAGGGTTTTTCCGTATTTCCGTGACTTGTCCTCATTGTCAGGGGGCAGGACAGATTATTACTGATCCCTGTGATGAGTGCATGGGCCGTGGTTCTGTCATTAAGGACAAGGATCTTAAAGTTAGAATCCCGGCTGGAGTTGATAATAATTCCAGACTTCGTCTTCGTGGCGAGGGTGAAGCTGGTATGTTTGGCGGTCCCCCAGGTGATTTGTATGTTGTTATTCGGGTGACGTCGGATGAGATTTTTGAACGTCAGGGACAGAACCTGATTATTAGCCGTGAAATATCCATGGTCGAGGCAGCACTTGGTCATCGTATGGAAGTGCCGACTTTGGATGATCCGGTTAATCTGGATATTCCGAGTGGCACTCAAAGCGGAGAGGTTTTCCGTCTTCGTGGGCTTGGCATGCCTCATTTGGGGAGCACGCATAATGGTGATCTCTTGGTGGAAATCAAGGTCAAGACTCCGACTCGGCTTAATGCTCGCCAGGAAGAGCTGCTGAAAGAGTTTGCCGAGATCGAGGCAAGTAAATTGTCTACTAAGGCTAAAGGCTTTTTTAAGAAGGCCAAAGAAAAAGTAATGGGAGATTAG
- the moaC gene encoding cyclic pyranopterin monophosphate synthase MoaC, translated as MVDGFSHMDDDGNARMVDVSEKKDTQRTAIVRGIVRLAPETLQLLKQNALPKGDVLTTAKIAGIQAAKRTADLIPMCHPMPISYVDIRFIVLDDENAIELECEVRTTYKTGIEMEALIGVQVAAATIYDMCKAVQKDVVIDACRLVFKSGGKSGTFRAE; from the coding sequence ATGGTTGACGGTTTTTCGCATATGGATGATGACGGTAACGCCCGCATGGTCGACGTGTCAGAGAAGAAGGATACTCAGCGTACAGCTATTGTGCGGGGTATTGTTCGACTGGCTCCCGAGACACTGCAATTGCTTAAGCAGAATGCATTGCCCAAAGGTGATGTGTTAACTACCGCTAAAATAGCGGGTATTCAGGCTGCAAAACGGACTGCCGATTTGATTCCCATGTGCCATCCGATGCCTATCAGCTATGTGGACATTCGATTTATTGTTTTGGACGATGAAAATGCCATTGAGCTTGAGTGCGAAGTGCGTACAACATACAAGACTGGTATTGAGATGGAAGCTTTGATTGGCGTTCAGGTAGCTGCTGCCACTATTTATGACATGTGCAAAGCCGTACAGAAAGACGTTGTCATCGACGCCTGTCGGTTGGTCTTCAAGTCAGGCGGTAAAAGTGGAACCTTCCGGGCTGAGTAA
- a CDS encoding M23 family metallopeptidase: MLFRKYHIVVFKDKQGSCKKFQLRGWLIATLFFLMVGMATGNAILWKKYAQHSRVEQGLNIAEKTVQEQKTQLLSLSQKISTLQKNLGRIRDFDSKLRVMINLDQGEGQAAAPKGGSTNENFSKGYLPLYRQELLARKMHEFLRQLNVEARLEEVRQQEIMHTLRSNKNILEATPSIWPTSGWVTSGFAWRTSPFTGKREFHKGIDISAPRGTPIYAPARGSITFSGRDSSYGLNVQLKHNSSLTTRYAHMYRIAVKSGQEVTRGELIGYVGSTGRSTGPHLHYEVRLNGVPVNPKRYILN; encoded by the coding sequence ATGCTTTTCAGAAAATATCATATAGTTGTCTTTAAGGACAAACAGGGTTCCTGCAAAAAATTCCAGCTTCGTGGCTGGCTTATCGCTACTCTTTTCTTCCTGATGGTCGGCATGGCCACCGGGAATGCTATTTTATGGAAGAAGTATGCACAGCATTCACGAGTTGAACAGGGACTGAATATTGCCGAAAAAACGGTTCAGGAACAAAAGACACAGCTCTTAAGTCTTTCACAAAAGATTTCCACGCTACAAAAGAATCTTGGACGTATTCGTGACTTTGATTCCAAATTGCGTGTCATGATAAATCTTGATCAAGGTGAAGGACAAGCAGCCGCTCCCAAGGGTGGATCTACCAACGAGAACTTTTCCAAGGGATACCTTCCTCTCTATCGTCAGGAACTCCTAGCTCGCAAAATGCACGAATTCCTGCGTCAGTTAAATGTTGAAGCACGACTTGAAGAAGTACGCCAACAAGAAATCATGCATACCTTGCGTAGCAACAAGAACATACTTGAAGCCACGCCATCCATCTGGCCAACTTCCGGTTGGGTCACCTCTGGTTTTGCATGGCGCACATCGCCTTTCACCGGAAAACGAGAATTCCATAAAGGTATTGATATTTCTGCACCTCGAGGCACACCGATTTACGCACCAGCCCGCGGCTCCATTACTTTCTCTGGTCGCGACAGTTCCTACGGATTAAACGTCCAATTAAAACACAATTCTAGCCTAACGACACGCTATGCGCATATGTATCGCATTGCAGTTAAAAGCGGGCAGGAAGTTACTAGGGGCGAATTGATCGGCTACGTCGGTTCCACAGGACGAAGCACTGGTCCTCACCTCCATTATGAAGTCCGCCTGAATGGCGTTCCGGTTAATCCGAAACGGTACATTCTCAACTAG
- the flhB gene encoding flagellar biosynthesis protein FlhB: MIGQEDPSKTEKASTKRRNKQREEGNVAKGQEISKVMVLLAGVIAMRVMIDYYHEEFIEIYRWTFTEAILLEVDQNVAYTLFTWGVHKMAILVMPFILFIAFVAWLTGRLQVGSLWTMTPLKPKFAKIFNIIGGIKKILLSPETFINLAKSILQALAVGIAPYIVIKQELPNLLPLFHASTYGVIVFILSAAYKMTCYALVPMLIIAIIDLWYQRWNYEEQIKMSKEEVKDERKQAEGDPKVKMQQRNKMMEMMASRMFQDIPKADVVITNPTHYAVALQYDAMVAPAPLVLAKGVNKVAERIKEVARENNIPIQQNVPLAQALYKQVEIGETIPEELFQAVAAILAKLEKFKNR; this comes from the coding sequence ATGATAGGCCAAGAAGATCCAAGTAAAACAGAAAAAGCCTCAACAAAACGGCGAAACAAGCAGCGAGAGGAAGGTAACGTAGCCAAAGGGCAAGAAATTAGCAAAGTCATGGTTTTACTCGCTGGTGTTATCGCTATGCGTGTAATGATTGACTATTATCATGAAGAATTTATCGAAATATATAGATGGACATTCACTGAAGCCATCCTTTTGGAAGTAGACCAAAACGTCGCATACACCTTGTTTACCTGGGGTGTTCACAAAATGGCCATTCTGGTCATGCCATTCATACTATTCATTGCTTTCGTAGCTTGGCTCACTGGACGCTTACAAGTAGGGTCCTTATGGACCATGACACCTCTCAAACCCAAATTTGCTAAAATTTTCAATATTATAGGTGGCATAAAAAAAATACTACTCAGCCCAGAAACATTCATTAATCTGGCAAAAAGTATACTTCAAGCTCTAGCCGTTGGCATCGCACCTTACATTGTAATCAAACAGGAACTTCCTAACCTTCTGCCACTTTTTCATGCAAGCACCTATGGCGTCATCGTTTTCATTTTATCTGCCGCATACAAAATGACCTGCTATGCACTAGTCCCTATGCTTATAATCGCTATCATCGATCTCTGGTATCAGCGTTGGAATTATGAAGAACAAATCAAAATGTCCAAAGAAGAAGTCAAAGACGAAAGAAAACAGGCGGAAGGCGACCCAAAAGTCAAGATGCAGCAACGCAATAAAATGATGGAAATGATGGCCTCAAGGATGTTTCAGGATATCCCCAAAGCGGACGTTGTTATTACCAACCCCACACACTATGCCGTTGCCTTACAATACGATGCCATGGTCGCTCCAGCCCCTCTTGTTTTAGCCAAAGGCGTCAACAAAGTTGCTGAACGAATCAAAGAAGTTGCACGAGAAAACAACATACCCATCCAACAGAACGTTCCCTTGGCACAGGCTTTGTATAAACAGGTGGAGATCGGGGAAACCATCCCGGAGGAACTGTTTCAAGCCGTGGCTGCGATTCTGGCAAAATTGGAAAAATTCAAGAATCGATAG
- the hisF gene encoding imidazole glycerol phosphate synthase subunit HisF, translating into MLSKRVIPCLDVRNGRLTKGIKFKDNVDIGDPVETAKKYYEEGADEIVFYDITASHEARGIFLDVVEKVASQIFIPFSVGGGINTVDDMRDVLVAGAEKVSVNSGAVKNPDIISEGAARFGSQCVVLGMDVKRVDKSEKIPSGFEIVIHGGRKFMGLDAIEWAKTGEALGAGEICLNSIDADGVKNGYDLELTKIIAESVTIPVIASGGAGNAQHMVDAVTTGKATAALIASIVHYGEYTIPELKEYMANAGVQTRAIW; encoded by the coding sequence ATGCTCAGTAAGCGTGTCATTCCCTGTCTCGATGTCCGCAATGGCAGATTGACCAAGGGCATAAAATTCAAAGACAATGTGGATATCGGCGACCCGGTTGAAACCGCCAAGAAGTATTATGAAGAAGGCGCTGATGAAATCGTCTTTTACGACATCACCGCATCCCACGAAGCTCGCGGTATTTTTCTTGATGTTGTTGAAAAGGTAGCCTCTCAAATATTCATTCCCTTCTCCGTCGGTGGTGGCATAAATACCGTTGACGACATGCGCGATGTGCTCGTTGCAGGCGCAGAAAAGGTCTCCGTCAATTCCGGGGCTGTCAAAAATCCGGATATCATCAGTGAAGGTGCTGCCCGCTTTGGTTCACAATGCGTAGTGCTTGGCATGGATGTAAAACGTGTGGACAAGTCCGAAAAAATCCCCTCTGGATTTGAGATCGTCATCCATGGCGGTCGTAAATTCATGGGCCTTGATGCCATTGAATGGGCCAAAACAGGCGAAGCCCTTGGAGCCGGTGAAATCTGCCTCAACTCCATTGATGCAGATGGCGTTAAAAACGGATATGATTTAGAACTGACCAAAATTATTGCTGAATCCGTCACCATTCCGGTAATTGCTTCCGGCGGAGCTGGTAACGCCCAACACATGGTGGATGCTGTTACCACGGGCAAAGCAACAGCCGCGCTCATCGCCTCAATCGTCCATTACGGCGAATACACTATTCCCGAACTGAAAGAATATATGGCTAACGCCGGAGTGCAAACTCGCGCGATCTGGTAG
- the fliR gene encoding flagellar biosynthetic protein FliR produces MDIFGFNPSDMLSFFLTLFRISVVLFLMPFFGGNSTPKTVKAALVLVLSMAVWPQLSFPGTLMPTGWNIVIMFIGELVLGLILGLVVNFLFAAVQLGGQIIGFQMGFAMVNVVDPITGTSNAVTAHFLYMTTMLTFLVLNGHLYLLQAVGMSFEHIPPGGLLLNNNLATDIFQFSNLMFTLAIKIAAPIMASLFLVDLALALISRVAPQMHVLILGFPIKITVGFFFLGFILTLMSTYVGDFLQTLNLMNETIMKYGLIDTQ; encoded by the coding sequence ATGGATATTTTCGGATTCAACCCGAGCGACATGCTCAGCTTTTTCCTCACGCTCTTCCGAATAAGTGTGGTCCTTTTTCTGATGCCTTTTTTCGGAGGGAATTCCACTCCAAAAACAGTCAAGGCTGCTCTCGTTCTCGTCTTATCAATGGCTGTTTGGCCACAGTTGTCTTTCCCTGGTACCCTGATGCCCACAGGCTGGAATATCGTCATCATGTTTATTGGAGAACTGGTGCTCGGACTCATTCTCGGGTTGGTCGTCAATTTTTTGTTTGCGGCTGTTCAACTTGGAGGTCAGATCATCGGCTTCCAAATGGGTTTTGCCATGGTTAACGTTGTGGACCCAATCACTGGCACCAGCAATGCTGTCACTGCACACTTTCTTTATATGACAACCATGCTAACCTTTCTCGTCCTCAACGGACACCTCTACCTTCTTCAGGCTGTCGGGATGAGTTTTGAACATATTCCACCGGGTGGCCTCCTGCTCAACAATAATCTGGCTACTGATATCTTCCAATTTTCAAATCTTATGTTCACTTTGGCAATCAAAATAGCAGCACCAATCATGGCATCTCTTTTTCTGGTCGATCTCGCATTGGCACTCATCTCAAGAGTCGCTCCACAAATGCATGTACTTATTCTTGGTTTCCCCATCAAAATTACTGTTGGTTTCTTCTTTTTAGGCTTCATTTTAACTCTCATGTCTACATATGTCGGCGACTTCCTTCAGACACTCAACCTCATGAACGAAACTATCATGAAATACGGATTGATCGACACCCAATAG
- a CDS encoding DUF4340 domain-containing protein — MPDLKRYVYFAALVLVVGLAGGAYWYSSYGNTNQVVSRWLSRSLDPVESIHVQTPDGSYTLVSVGTGWEIHVPGASWNIKARALTGRVLSYKSMLVDLTPHRSIGGFDRGGPEEFGLEEPEFKVILTFGKKGGESLTIRLTSCESGTVYGWNSENPALVYAFDKQSFDELMQPAENFIDTRVFSFNENEIHKIQLVQPFGSSWLVEQSAQGYTFNLPGYLKGKKASESKIKLYIHALALLRAGKLMLDPVVTEQRMAALTIRLWSKQNDMAHSVEFFTFKDDPNRYIGRSSWLTVPFLLDAESVSQLVRSAFDVQGRNVFTLEIGEVASFVIEHGSNRYVVERSDSGWRVHGGEKDIPGIDMSLWRFTELQFEALPLNNLAASAVKLMQCRLLDDAGQLLKAMTFYADPKLPQGQCWMKNGDGMYYPVSSRLLKDLQGMFPAGRI; from the coding sequence ATGCCTGATTTGAAACGATACGTCTATTTCGCAGCCTTGGTACTTGTGGTCGGTCTGGCCGGAGGCGCTTATTGGTATTCGTCTTATGGAAATACCAATCAGGTTGTATCCCGATGGTTGTCTCGATCTCTCGATCCAGTCGAGTCGATACATGTTCAGACCCCTGACGGTTCATACACCTTAGTGTCTGTCGGGACTGGATGGGAAATTCATGTGCCGGGGGCTTCGTGGAATATTAAGGCTCGTGCACTGACCGGACGAGTTTTGTCATATAAATCAATGCTTGTTGACCTGACTCCACATAGGTCCATTGGTGGTTTTGATCGAGGTGGCCCTGAAGAGTTCGGTTTGGAAGAGCCAGAATTTAAAGTGATACTGACTTTTGGCAAAAAGGGTGGAGAATCGTTAACGATTCGATTGACCTCCTGTGAGTCTGGGACTGTTTACGGTTGGAATTCCGAAAATCCAGCATTGGTATACGCATTTGATAAGCAGTCGTTTGATGAACTGATGCAACCGGCTGAGAATTTTATTGATACTAGAGTCTTTTCTTTTAATGAAAATGAAATTCATAAGATTCAACTGGTTCAGCCCTTTGGGTCCAGTTGGCTAGTAGAGCAGTCTGCGCAAGGGTATACTTTTAACTTGCCGGGGTATCTCAAGGGGAAAAAAGCCTCGGAATCAAAAATTAAGTTGTATATTCATGCCTTGGCTTTGTTGCGGGCCGGAAAGTTGATGCTTGATCCTGTCGTGACTGAACAAAGAATGGCTGCGTTGACGATTCGACTTTGGAGCAAACAGAATGACATGGCTCATTCTGTAGAATTTTTTACTTTTAAGGACGATCCGAATCGGTATATCGGCAGGTCGTCTTGGCTGACAGTACCTTTTTTGCTTGACGCGGAAAGTGTCAGCCAGTTGGTGCGTAGCGCGTTTGATGTTCAAGGACGGAATGTTTTTACTTTAGAGATTGGTGAAGTAGCCAGTTTTGTTATTGAGCACGGAAGTAATCGTTACGTGGTCGAACGAAGTGATTCAGGGTGGCGTGTACATGGGGGAGAAAAAGATATCCCCGGCATTGACATGTCGCTCTGGAGATTTACTGAGTTACAGTTCGAAGCGTTGCCGCTTAATAATTTGGCAGCTTCGGCTGTAAAGCTCATGCAGTGTCGGCTTTTGGATGATGCCGGGCAGTTGTTGAAGGCTATGACCTTTTACGCTGACCCGAAGCTGCCTCAAGGTCAGTGCTGGATGAAGAATGGAGATGGGATGTATTATCCGGTTTCCAGCCGGTTGTTGAAAGATTTGCAGGGCATGTTCCCAGCCGGTAGAATTTGA
- a CDS encoding YkgJ family cysteine cluster protein, giving the protein MSEIAFDCQMCGHCCQGEGGIVMTAKDRKRLAEHLNISVDELVKKYAHQRGGKLHLNVGKDNYCIFYKEGCGVHPGRPDICRAWPYFRGNLVDELSWEMIQDYCPGVNPKAGHKEFVRQGREYLHKEDLLRYDPETSPNALISEE; this is encoded by the coding sequence ATGAGTGAAATAGCTTTTGATTGTCAAATGTGTGGGCATTGTTGCCAAGGCGAAGGCGGCATCGTCATGACCGCCAAAGACCGCAAACGTCTGGCCGAACATCTCAACATTTCTGTCGATGAATTAGTCAAAAAATACGCACATCAACGCGGTGGAAAACTTCACCTCAACGTTGGGAAAGACAACTACTGTATCTTCTACAAGGAAGGATGCGGTGTGCATCCGGGACGCCCTGACATTTGTCGTGCATGGCCGTATTTTCGAGGTAACCTTGTTGATGAGTTGAGCTGGGAAATGATTCAGGATTACTGTCCCGGTGTGAATCCCAAGGCCGGACACAAGGAATTTGTCCGTCAGGGGCGTGAGTATTTGCACAAGGAAGACCTTTTGCGCTATGATCCAGAGACTTCACCAAACGCATTGATTTCAGAGGAATAG
- the rpoZ gene encoding DNA-directed RNA polymerase subunit omega, producing the protein MARITVEDCLAKVSNRFLITQMGIKRVKQYREGYEPLVTSSNKEIVSSLREIAAGKVVPDRPIPEANLDAELPEDA; encoded by the coding sequence ATGGCTCGTATTACTGTTGAAGATTGTCTGGCAAAGGTGAGTAATCGTTTTCTTATCACACAGATGGGTATTAAAAGGGTCAAGCAGTACCGTGAAGGGTACGAACCTTTGGTGACATCCAGTAATAAGGAAATCGTCAGCTCTCTGCGTGAAATCGCAGCGGGCAAGGTCGTCCCCGACCGTCCGATTCCCGAGGCCAATCTTGATGCTGAACTTCCTGAGGATGCCTAA